Proteins encoded in a region of the Gemmatimonadota bacterium genome:
- a CDS encoding enoyl-CoA hydratase/isomerase family protein: MNEAFQLHATGGVLTVTFNRPERLNAFRRAEYHRFRDLLADIEDDPSVCAVVLTGSGRGFCAGEDLKELDASVAEAPSVTRENALVLQDITRRIVRSRLVYIAAVNGVAAGFGAEVACACDVRLAGDGARFVFPEVKRGLFITNGISYTLPRLVGDNWAATLLLTGDPIDAATALRIGLVSQLLPGDGLVAAAQAMAATVAGNAPSAVQHTKQILRGDGDALEHALAQEVEYLERVLATGEYLEGARAFVEKRPPRFGERGR; encoded by the coding sequence ATGAACGAGGCGTTCCAGCTGCACGCGACCGGTGGAGTCCTCACGGTCACCTTCAATCGCCCGGAGCGCCTCAACGCCTTCCGCCGAGCCGAGTATCATCGCTTTCGCGACCTGCTGGCCGATATCGAGGACGACCCGTCGGTGTGCGCCGTCGTCCTCACCGGGAGCGGGCGCGGCTTCTGCGCCGGCGAGGACCTCAAGGAGCTCGACGCCAGCGTCGCCGAGGCGCCGTCGGTCACGCGTGAGAACGCGTTGGTGCTGCAGGACATCACGCGACGGATCGTGCGAAGCCGCCTGGTCTACATCGCGGCGGTGAACGGGGTCGCCGCGGGGTTTGGTGCCGAGGTGGCGTGCGCGTGCGACGTGCGCCTGGCGGGCGATGGGGCGCGCTTCGTCTTTCCCGAGGTGAAGCGAGGGCTCTTCATCACCAACGGCATCTCGTACACGTTGCCGCGCCTGGTGGGCGACAACTGGGCGGCGACGCTCCTCCTCACCGGCGATCCCATCGACGCCGCGACGGCGCTGCGCATCGGGCTGGTCTCGCAGCTCCTTCCCGGCGACGGACTCGTGGCCGCGGCGCAGGCGATGGCGGCCACGGTTGCGGGCAATGCGCCGTCGGCGGTGCAGCACACCAAGCAGATCCTGCGGGGCGACGGCGACGCCCTGGAGCACGCGCTGGCGCAGGAGGTCGAGTATCTGGAGCGCGTCCTCGCGACCGGCGAGTATCTCGAGGGGGCGCGCGCCTTCGTCGAGAAGCGCCCTCCGCGCTTTGGCGAGCGCGGTCGATAG
- a CDS encoding CocE/NonD family hydrolase has protein sequence MLKRIVLGIVGLVVGLVVAVLVLAAMARDAGDVRVPAGMRRNQALYVPMRDGEQIAIDVWYPATLAAGQRIPALIKATRYVRATRPGLLARAAIAIGQFSSLDRRLGSILDAGYAVVLVDARGSGASTGRRAIEWSPDELADYGEIVDWIVKQPWSNGRVGAWGVSYDGNTAEMLAATGRPAVKGVAPLYDDYDPPLDLAMPGGVLLSGFLSEWGGANNRLDANDYCGLTRATGLTCAVQRLFIQGIKPVDADVGGRMLDSIVAARRNYDIMTDMRAIENPRDTFPTSRLTFGDISPYGMRDKVEPLATPMLVRVGWLDAGTVNVALGRFFSLKTPQRLEIGPWSHGGGEHIDPFLPDSTATVPSSAEQQREMLAFFDGLLKEPGGKVPAHEIRYYTMNDGRWRTTTQWPPAGMAPVRWYLGTGKTLGRVAPTDSVGADTYTVDTTATTGAHTRWHTQLGGDDVTYGDRAAADAKLLTYTSEPLPADVEITGVPVVWLRVASTHDDGAFFAYLEAVAPDGKVTYVTEGMLRGRHRKLSTAPPPYRTFGPVHAFTRADAMPLVPGEVAEVPFELFATSVRLRKGDRIRLALGGADRSMFALYPPAATPTWTVHRHSAAPSWLELPMQEVGAPQP, from the coding sequence ATGCTGAAGCGGATCGTGCTGGGGATCGTTGGCCTGGTCGTTGGCCTCGTCGTCGCGGTGCTGGTCCTTGCGGCCATGGCGCGCGACGCCGGCGACGTGCGCGTCCCCGCGGGGATGCGGCGCAACCAGGCGCTCTATGTTCCCATGCGCGATGGTGAGCAGATCGCCATCGACGTCTGGTACCCCGCGACCCTTGCAGCTGGCCAGCGCATTCCGGCGCTGATCAAGGCGACGCGCTACGTGCGCGCCACGCGCCCCGGGCTCCTGGCCAGGGCGGCGATCGCCATCGGCCAGTTCTCGTCGCTCGACCGGCGATTGGGGTCCATCCTCGATGCCGGCTATGCGGTCGTCCTCGTCGACGCGCGAGGGAGCGGCGCCTCCACCGGGCGTCGGGCCATCGAGTGGTCGCCCGACGAGCTGGCCGACTACGGAGAGATCGTCGACTGGATCGTGAAGCAACCGTGGTCCAACGGGCGGGTCGGCGCGTGGGGGGTGTCGTACGACGGGAACACCGCCGAGATGCTGGCCGCAACCGGGCGCCCGGCGGTGAAGGGGGTGGCGCCGCTGTACGACGACTACGATCCGCCGCTCGACCTGGCGATGCCCGGGGGGGTCCTGCTGTCCGGCTTTCTCTCCGAGTGGGGGGGCGCGAACAACCGGCTCGACGCCAACGACTACTGCGGGCTCACGCGCGCGACCGGACTCACATGCGCCGTCCAGCGGCTCTTCATCCAGGGGATCAAGCCGGTCGATGCCGACGTGGGGGGGCGCATGCTCGACTCCATCGTGGCGGCGCGCAGGAACTACGACATCATGACCGACATGCGGGCGATCGAGAACCCGCGCGACACCTTCCCCACGTCGCGGCTCACCTTCGGCGACATCTCGCCCTACGGGATGCGCGACAAGGTGGAGCCGCTGGCCACGCCGATGCTGGTCCGCGTGGGATGGCTCGACGCCGGGACGGTGAACGTGGCGTTAGGCAGGTTCTTCTCGCTCAAGACGCCGCAACGCCTCGAGATCGGGCCGTGGAGCCACGGAGGGGGCGAGCACATCGACCCGTTCCTCCCCGACTCGACGGCGACCGTCCCGTCGTCGGCGGAGCAGCAGCGCGAGATGCTGGCCTTCTTCGATGGGTTGTTGAAGGAACCAGGTGGGAAGGTCCCCGCGCATGAGATCCGCTACTACACGATGAACGACGGGCGCTGGCGCACGACGACGCAGTGGCCACCGGCGGGGATGGCGCCGGTGCGCTGGTACCTCGGGACCGGGAAGACGCTCGGACGGGTCGCGCCCACGGACAGTGTCGGGGCGGACACGTACACCGTCGACACGACGGCGACGACGGGGGCGCACACCCGCTGGCACACGCAGCTCGGGGGCGACGACGTGACCTATGGCGACCGTGCGGCGGCGGACGCGAAGCTCCTGACCTACACGAGCGAGCCGCTGCCGGCCGACGTGGAGATCACCGGGGTCCCGGTGGTCTGGCTGCGCGTGGCGTCGACGCACGATGACGGCGCCTTCTTCGCGTACCTCGAGGCGGTTGCGCCTGACGGCAAGGTGACCTACGTGACCGAAGGGATGCTGCGGGGGCGGCACCGGAAGCTGTCGACGGCGCCGCCGCCGTACCGCACCTTTGGTCCCGTGCACGCGTTCACCCGGGCCGACGCGATGCCGCTCGTCCCCGGCGAGGTGGCGGAGGTCCCCTTCGAGCTGTTCGCGACGTCGGTGCGGTTGCGGAAGGGGGACCGCATCCGGCTGGCGTTAGGTGGGGCCGACCGGTCGATGTTCGCCCTGTATCCCCCGGCGGCGACCCCGACGTGGACGGTGCACCGACACTCGGCAGCGCCGTCATGGCTGGAGCTCCCGATGCAGGAGGTCGGGGCGCCGCAGCCGTAG
- a CDS encoding amidohydrolase family protein translates to MASSLRSLLACALGAATLASCKTAPTPAPSPAVSAQASREALDGRARLGGADYDVVIRNGRVIDGMGNPWILADVGIIGGKFATIGKIAGRGVKEIDAKGLYVSPGWIDMMDQSGGVLPRNGLAQNKLLQGVTTAIGGEGGFPVPASQIPQYFSNLEQQGISINFGNYYSATQARVAVLKSFNRAPTPGELDQMRASMDTAMRAGAMGMTTALIYPPSSYSTTEELVELAKVAARYGGTYASHIRGEGKEVVQSVLELIRIAEEGGLPGEVFHLKVAYRPGWGVLMDSVRQVIEAARARNVDVAADLYVYTAGGTGLEATIPAWAADGGRDSLRKRLADPAIRARLKREVETGSPGWWNIIEAAGGWEGVVLVNAQNPANTRYQRKSIAQIAKEMGKEPADAAWDLVLEGTGRVMAIYHMMSEQDIETALRFPWTSIGSDAGAALNPGAVDQTGLPHPRMYGNAVRVVSRYARDRKVLSVEEAIRKQTSWPATRMRLAGRGSIKEGNWADVTIFDLATLDDKATYDSPLATPTGIAYVLVNGVVSVEQGKHTGVRAGRVLYGPGRVVAR, encoded by the coding sequence ATGGCTTCTTCCCTGCGTTCCCTGCTGGCGTGCGCACTCGGTGCCGCGACGCTGGCCAGCTGCAAGACCGCCCCGACGCCGGCGCCCTCGCCCGCGGTCTCGGCGCAGGCGAGCCGAGAGGCGCTGGATGGGCGCGCGCGACTGGGCGGCGCCGACTATGACGTAGTGATCCGCAACGGCCGGGTGATCGATGGGATGGGAAACCCCTGGATCCTGGCCGACGTGGGGATCATCGGCGGCAAGTTCGCCACCATCGGCAAGATCGCCGGGCGAGGCGTGAAGGAGATCGACGCCAAGGGGCTGTACGTATCGCCCGGGTGGATCGACATGATGGACCAGTCGGGAGGGGTGCTGCCGCGCAACGGGCTGGCGCAGAACAAGCTGTTGCAGGGGGTGACGACGGCGATCGGCGGCGAGGGGGGCTTCCCCGTCCCGGCGTCGCAGATTCCGCAGTACTTCTCCAACCTGGAACAGCAGGGCATCAGCATCAACTTCGGCAACTACTACAGCGCCACGCAGGCGCGCGTCGCGGTGCTCAAGTCGTTCAACCGCGCCCCCACGCCGGGCGAGCTGGACCAGATGCGGGCGAGCATGGACACGGCAATGCGCGCCGGGGCGATGGGAATGACGACGGCGCTCATCTATCCGCCGAGTTCGTACAGCACCACCGAGGAGCTGGTCGAGCTGGCCAAGGTCGCGGCGCGCTACGGCGGGACGTACGCGAGTCACATCCGCGGCGAGGGGAAGGAGGTCGTGCAATCGGTGCTCGAGCTGATTCGCATCGCCGAAGAGGGGGGGCTCCCCGGGGAGGTCTTCCACCTGAAGGTGGCGTATCGCCCGGGGTGGGGGGTGCTCATGGACTCCGTGCGCCAGGTGATCGAGGCGGCACGCGCGCGCAACGTGGACGTGGCGGCCGATCTCTACGTCTACACCGCTGGTGGGACCGGGCTCGAGGCGACGATTCCCGCATGGGCGGCCGACGGCGGCCGCGACTCGCTGCGCAAGCGGCTCGCCGACCCGGCCATTCGCGCGCGGCTCAAGCGCGAGGTGGAGACCGGGTCACCCGGCTGGTGGAACATCATCGAGGCCGCTGGCGGGTGGGAGGGCGTGGTGCTGGTGAACGCGCAGAATCCGGCCAACACCCGGTACCAGCGGAAGTCGATTGCCCAGATCGCGAAGGAGATGGGGAAGGAGCCGGCCGATGCGGCGTGGGACCTGGTGCTCGAGGGGACCGGCCGCGTGATGGCGATCTACCACATGATGAGCGAGCAGGACATCGAGACGGCGCTGCGCTTCCCGTGGACGAGCATCGGAAGCGACGCCGGTGCGGCGCTCAATCCCGGCGCGGTGGACCAGACGGGGCTCCCGCACCCGCGCATGTACGGCAACGCGGTGCGCGTCGTCTCGCGGTATGCACGCGATCGCAAGGTGCTGTCGGTGGAGGAGGCGATCCGCAAGCAGACCTCCTGGCCGGCGACGCGCATGCGGCTGGCGGGGCGTGGCTCGATCAAGGAAGGGAATTGGGCCGACGTGACGATCTTCGACCTCGCGACGCTCGACGACAAGGCGACGTACGACAGCCCGCTTGCGACGCCGACGGGGATCGCCTACGTCCTGGTCAATGGCGTGGTCTCGGTCGAGCAGGGGAAGCACACGGGGGTGCGCGCCGGGCGGGTGCTGTACGGTCCCGGGCGCGTCGTCGCGCGTTAG
- a CDS encoding serine hydrolase — protein sequence MAARGLVALLLASMAAAPAGAQKAKGAAARYAQLDAYVAAAMKDWKVPGIALAIVKDDSIVYAKGYGTRTIGKQELVDANTIFAIGSASKAFTAALVAMAVDEGKMKFDEKVTAYLPGFQLYDGYAGRDLTIRDALSHRSGLSRGDLMWYAGEFSRDEILRRVRYLKPSWGFRGLFGYQNIMFLAAGESVAGVEKRSWDDLIKSRIFTPLGMSSSSTSVRELAGKDNVATPHGEVNDTVVAIPWKNIDNIAPAGSINSNVRDMAQWLRLQLGRGKHGTQQLITTGNHGEMWISNTTIRMEGPLAHYMAPGGNLSAYGMGWFLQDFSGRLAVHHGGNIDGMSAMVAMLPDEKLGVVILTNKNGTPAPGAIFPYVFDLYTRDTPRDWNAEYHKMIDPVMKMAKDAESAADKARVLGTKPSLELAKYAGTYADSMYGDLTIRQAAGGLTLKYGIFAGTLEHWNYDTFRGTMNNPSAGKPLVTFVLGADGKPVEVKIQGFEDGTFRAKPPAASSKPGVSLTREQLQGLVGRYKPEQLPLDVDVQLVGEALKLTVPGQPTYTLVAESPTRFRMTGPPGMPDGFFFEFDVTNGKATGATLVQPAPQPSLKLKKQ from the coding sequence ATGGCAGCGCGTGGCCTGGTGGCGTTGCTGCTGGCGAGCATGGCCGCAGCGCCGGCCGGGGCGCAGAAGGCGAAGGGCGCCGCCGCGCGATATGCGCAGCTCGACGCCTACGTGGCGGCGGCGATGAAGGACTGGAAGGTGCCGGGGATCGCCCTCGCGATCGTCAAGGACGACTCGATCGTGTACGCCAAGGGGTACGGCACGCGCACGATCGGGAAGCAGGAGCTGGTGGATGCCAACACCATCTTTGCGATCGGCTCCGCCTCCAAGGCGTTCACCGCCGCCCTGGTGGCGATGGCGGTGGACGAGGGGAAGATGAAGTTCGACGAGAAGGTGACGGCCTATCTCCCCGGCTTCCAGCTGTACGATGGCTACGCCGGGCGTGACCTCACCATTCGCGATGCGCTGTCGCACCGCAGTGGCCTCTCGCGTGGTGACCTCATGTGGTATGCGGGCGAGTTCTCGCGCGACGAGATCCTGCGTCGCGTGCGCTACCTCAAGCCGAGCTGGGGGTTCCGCGGGCTGTTCGGCTACCAGAACATCATGTTTCTCGCCGCCGGCGAGTCGGTGGCGGGGGTGGAGAAGCGCTCGTGGGATGACCTGATCAAGAGCCGGATCTTCACGCCGCTGGGCATGTCCTCGTCGTCGACGTCGGTGCGTGAACTGGCGGGGAAGGACAACGTCGCGACGCCGCACGGTGAGGTGAACGACACGGTGGTGGCGATTCCGTGGAAGAACATCGACAACATCGCCCCGGCCGGCTCCATCAACTCGAACGTGCGCGACATGGCGCAGTGGCTGCGCCTGCAGTTGGGGCGCGGCAAGCATGGCACGCAGCAGTTGATCACGACGGGGAACCATGGCGAGATGTGGATCTCCAACACGACCATCCGCATGGAAGGGCCGCTGGCGCACTACATGGCGCCCGGTGGCAACCTGTCGGCGTACGGGATGGGGTGGTTCCTGCAGGACTTCAGCGGGCGCCTGGCGGTGCACCACGGCGGCAACATCGACGGGATGTCGGCCATGGTGGCGATGCTGCCTGACGAGAAGCTGGGCGTGGTGATCCTCACCAACAAGAACGGGACGCCGGCGCCGGGCGCGATCTTCCCGTACGTGTTCGACCTGTACACCCGTGACACGCCGCGCGACTGGAACGCGGAGTATCACAAGATGATCGACCCGGTGATGAAGATGGCCAAGGACGCCGAGTCGGCGGCCGACAAGGCGCGCGTGCTGGGGACCAAGCCGTCGCTCGAGCTGGCGAAGTACGCGGGGACGTACGCCGACTCGATGTACGGCGACCTCACCATCCGCCAGGCCGCGGGCGGGCTCACCCTCAAGTACGGGATCTTCGCCGGGACGCTGGAGCACTGGAACTATGACACCTTCCGTGGCACGATGAACAACCCGTCTGCGGGGAAGCCGCTGGTGACGTTCGTGCTCGGCGCCGACGGCAAGCCGGTGGAGGTGAAGATCCAGGGGTTCGAGGACGGGACGTTTCGCGCCAAGCCGCCGGCCGCCAGCAGCAAGCCCGGCGTGTCGCTGACGCGTGAACAGCTGCAAGGCCTGGTGGGGCGTTACAAGCCGGAGCAGCTCCCGCTCGATGTCGACGTGCAGCTGGTGGGCGAGGCGCTCAAGCTCACCGTCCCCGGGCAGCCGACCTACACGCTGGTTGCCGAGTCGCCGACGCGCTTCCGCATGACGGGGCCGCCGGGGATGCCCGACGGCTTCTTCTTCGAGTTCGACGTCACGAATGGAAAGGCGACCGGGGCCACGCTGGTGCAACCGGCGCCGCAGCCCTCGCTCAAGCTCAAGAAGCAGTAG
- a CDS encoding serine hydrolase, protein MHGALSRAALGIVTLSTVSLAQRPAARGIPADFDATVARAMATFKVPGLAVAVVKNDSVIFAKGYGVRALGAPEPVTPHSLFAVGSTSKAFTVAVLQQLEQEGKLRLDDPATQYLPSLQLYDPYVTRELTVRDLVTHRSGLPTANAVWYGTPYSREEILRRLRYRKPSASFRSTWQYQNEMFLAAGQVIAAVDGRSWDDAVKARLFTPLGMRASGTSVRELATMPDVAQPHLERDGTVRRIPYRNIDNIAPAGSINSSVRDMAQWIRFQLAKGKWDGAQLLNEAAFDDARRPYMAMPSSPFSELTAPGAQLVSYGMAWMLYGWNGRTIVEHSGGIDGMTAEVALVPEERLGLVILANLSTVAPQVLQSYLLDSFFGAPKRDWTGEVSTKMAALEKAGADAMAKAERERTKDSRPTLPLSAYAGTYADSLYGDVVVREANGALQLTFLGNREARLEHWQFDTFQARWDDVILDKTMVQFFLDASGKVDRVRIGMFAGETGDFGRRPAK, encoded by the coding sequence ATGCACGGAGCACTTTCCAGAGCGGCGTTAGGCATCGTGACGCTTTCCACCGTCTCGCTGGCACAGCGGCCGGCGGCGCGCGGCATCCCGGCGGACTTCGATGCGACGGTGGCCCGGGCGATGGCGACCTTCAAGGTCCCGGGGCTCGCCGTGGCCGTCGTGAAGAACGACTCCGTCATCTTCGCCAAGGGCTACGGAGTGCGGGCCCTCGGCGCCCCGGAGCCGGTGACCCCCCACTCGCTCTTTGCCGTCGGGTCCACCTCGAAGGCATTCACCGTGGCCGTGCTGCAGCAGCTCGAGCAGGAAGGGAAGCTCAGGCTGGACGACCCGGCCACCCAGTACCTGCCGTCATTGCAGCTGTACGATCCCTACGTCACGCGCGAACTCACCGTGCGTGACCTCGTCACGCACCGCAGCGGGCTGCCGACGGCCAACGCCGTCTGGTACGGGACGCCGTACTCGCGCGAGGAGATCCTGCGGCGCCTGCGCTATCGCAAGCCCAGCGCCTCCTTCCGTTCGACGTGGCAGTACCAGAACGAGATGTTCCTCGCCGCGGGACAGGTGATTGCGGCGGTGGACGGGCGCAGCTGGGACGACGCAGTGAAGGCGCGCCTCTTCACCCCGCTCGGGATGCGCGCGTCGGGGACGTCGGTGCGCGAGCTGGCTACCATGCCCGACGTGGCGCAGCCGCATCTCGAGCGCGACGGGACGGTGCGGCGCATTCCCTATCGGAACATCGACAACATCGCCCCTGCCGGCTCGATCAACTCCAGCGTGCGCGACATGGCGCAGTGGATCCGCTTCCAGCTGGCGAAGGGGAAGTGGGACGGCGCGCAGCTGCTCAACGAAGCGGCGTTCGATGATGCCCGCCGCCCGTACATGGCGATGCCGTCCTCCCCGTTCAGCGAACTCACTGCGCCCGGGGCGCAGCTCGTCTCCTACGGAATGGCATGGATGCTCTACGGCTGGAACGGTCGCACGATCGTGGAGCATTCCGGCGGGATCGACGGGATGACCGCGGAAGTCGCGCTCGTACCGGAGGAACGGCTGGGGCTCGTGATCCTCGCGAACCTGTCGACCGTGGCGCCGCAGGTGCTGCAGAGCTACCTGCTCGACAGCTTCTTCGGCGCACCCAAGCGGGACTGGACCGGCGAGGTCTCGACGAAGATGGCGGCGCTCGAGAAGGCCGGCGCCGACGCGATGGCCAAGGCAGAGCGGGAACGCACGAAGGACTCCCGCCCGACGCTGCCACTCTCGGCGTACGCGGGGACGTATGCGGACTCGTTGTACGGCGACGTGGTGGTGCGCGAGGCGAACGGGGCGTTGCAGCTGACGTTCCTCGGCAATCGCGAGGCGCGCCTCGAGCACTGGCAGTTCGACACGTTCCAGGCACGATGGGACGACGTGATCCTCGACAAGACGATGGTGCAGTTCTTCCTCGACGCGTCGGGGAAGGTCGATCGTGTGCGCATCGGGATGTTCGCGGGCGAGACGGGCGATTTCGGCCGCCGGCCGGCGAAGTAG